A stretch of the Procambarus clarkii isolate CNS0578487 chromosome 47, FALCON_Pclarkii_2.0, whole genome shotgun sequence genome encodes the following:
- the LOC123763055 gene encoding nuclear pore complex protein DDB_G0274915-like — translation MFFHASIRGLHDGGYATIPSSGLHDGGYATIPSSGLHDGGYATIPSRGLHDGGYITTPSSGQHDGGYATIPSSGLHDGGYITTPSSGLHDGGYITTPSRGLHDGGYITTPSSGLHDGGYITTPSRGLHDGGYITTPSSGQHDGGYATIPSSGLHDGGYITTPSSGLHDGGYITTPSSGLHDGGYITTPSSGLHDGGYATIPSSGLHDGGYATIPSSGLHDGGYITTPSRGLHDGGYITTPSRGLHDGGYITTPSRGLHDGGYITTPSSGLHDGGYITTPSSGLHDGGYITTPSSGLHDGGYITTPSSGLHDGGYITTPSSGLHDGGYITTPSRGLHDGGYITTPSRGLHDGGYITTPSSGLHDGGYITTPSSGLHDGGYITTPSRGLHDGGYITTPSRGLHDGGYITTPSSGLHDGGYITTPSSGLHDGGYITTPSSGLHDGGYTTIPSSGLHDGGYATIPSNGLHSGYVNIPKKFHNIHHPTFSGSITQVPTMLDATSSNPWKVISKKCPLNFRHMIANEPKN, via the exons ATGTTCTTCCACGCTTCAAT TAGAGGACTACATGATGGAGGCTACGCTACTATTCCCAGTAGTGGACTACATGATGGAGGCTACGCTACTATTCCCAGTAGTGGACTACATGATGGAGGCTATGCTACTATTCCCAGTAGAGGACTACATGATGGAGGCTACATTACTACTCCCAGCAGTGGACAACATGACGGAGGCTATGCTACTATTCCCAGCAGTGGACTACATGATGGAGGCTACATTACTACTCCCAGTAGTGGACTACATGATGGAGGCTACATTACTACTCCCAGTAGAGGACTACATGATGGAGGCTACATTACTACTCCCAGTAGTGGACTACATGATGGAGGCTACATTACTACTCCCAGTAGAGGACTACATGATGGAGGCTACATTACTACTCCCAGCAGTGGACAACATGACGGAGGCTATGCTACTATTCCCAGCAGTGGACTACATGATGGAGGCTACATTACTACTCCCAGTAGTGGACTACATGATGGAGGCTACATTACTACTCCCAGCAGTGGACTACATGATGGAGGCTACATTACTACTCCCAGCAGTGGACTACATGATGGAGGCTACGCTACTATTCCCAGTAGTGGACTACATGATGGAGGCTACGCTACTATTCCCAGTAGTGGACTACATGATGGAGGCTACATTACTACTCCCAGTAGAGGACTACATGATGGAGGCTACATTACTACTCCCAGTAGAGGACTACATGATGGAGGCTACATTACTACTCCCAGTAGAGGACTACATGATGGAGGCTACATTACTACTCCCAGTAGTGGACTACATGATGGAGGCTACATTACTACTCCCAGCAGTGGACTACATGATGGAGGCTACATTACTACTCCCAGCAGTGGACTACATGATGGAGGCTACATTACTACTCCCAGCAGTGGACTACATGATGGAGGCTACATTACTACTCCCAGCAGTGGACTACATGATGGAGGCTACATTACTACTCCCAGTAGAGGACTACATGATGGAGGCTACATTACTACTCCCAGTAGAGGACTACATGATGGAGGCTACATTACTACTCCCAGTAGTGGACTACATGATGGAGGCTACATTACTACTCCCAGTAGTGGACTACATGATGGAGGCTACATTACTACTCCCAGTAGAGGACTACATGATGGAGGCTACATTACTACTCCCAGTAGAGGACTACATGATGGAGGCTACATTACTACTCCCAGTAGTGGACTACATGATGGAGGCTACATTACTACTCCCAGTAGTGGACTACATGATGGAGGCTACATTACTACTCCCAGTAGTGGACTACATGATGGAGGCTACACTACTATTCCCAGCAGTGGACTACATGATGGAGGCTACGCTACTATTCCCAGCAACGGACTACATTCTGGCTACGTTAATATACCAAAAAAATTTCATAACATACATCATCCCACCTTTTCAGGGAGTATTACCCAAGTACCGACCATGTTGGACGCTACCTCCAGCAACCCATGGAAGGTCATTAGTAAAAAGTGTCCTTTAAATTTTAGGCATATGATTGCTAATGAACCTAAAAACTAA